Proteins from a genomic interval of Massilia sp. KIM:
- a CDS encoding alpha/beta fold hydrolase: MPASTRALSFMRSAVLGAAFASLLLPAQAQEEPVYGPELEGFAYPEPTQQYRFRSQGQDLQMTYLDVKPAKPNGRAVVLLHGKNFCGATWAGTIKALSQAGYRVVAPDQIGFCKSTKPAHYQYSFQQLADNTRALLESIGIKKAIVMGHSTGGMLAVRYGLMFPQQTEQLVLVNPIGLEDWKALGVPSLGVDKWYQRELQTTAERIRDYEKATYYVNQWKPEYEPWVQMLAGMYRGPGKQIVAWNSALLYDMIYTQPVVYEFPQIAMPTLLLIGLKDTTAIGKDAAPEAIRPKLGNYPELARRTAKAIPGSTLVSFPELGHAPQMQDPEAFHQALLKGLLR, encoded by the coding sequence ATGCCTGCATCGACCCGCGCACTGTCCTTCATGCGGAGCGCCGTTCTCGGCGCCGCCTTCGCTTCCCTCCTGCTGCCCGCCCAGGCGCAGGAGGAACCCGTCTACGGCCCCGAACTAGAGGGCTTCGCCTATCCGGAACCCACGCAGCAGTACCGCTTCCGCTCCCAGGGCCAGGACCTGCAAATGACCTACCTGGACGTCAAGCCGGCCAAGCCCAACGGCCGCGCGGTCGTCCTCCTGCACGGCAAGAACTTCTGCGGCGCGACCTGGGCCGGGACCATCAAGGCGCTGTCTCAGGCCGGCTACCGGGTGGTGGCCCCGGACCAGATCGGCTTCTGCAAGTCGACCAAGCCGGCGCACTACCAGTACAGCTTCCAGCAACTGGCCGACAACACGCGCGCCCTCCTGGAATCCATCGGCATCAAGAAGGCCATCGTCATGGGCCACTCGACCGGCGGCATGCTGGCGGTGCGCTACGGCCTGATGTTCCCGCAGCAGACCGAGCAGCTGGTGCTGGTCAATCCGATCGGGCTGGAAGACTGGAAGGCGCTGGGCGTGCCTTCGCTGGGCGTGGACAAGTGGTATCAGCGCGAGCTGCAGACCACGGCCGAGCGCATCCGCGACTACGAGAAGGCGACCTATTACGTCAACCAGTGGAAGCCCGAGTACGAGCCCTGGGTGCAGATGCTGGCCGGGATGTACCGCGGGCCGGGCAAGCAGATCGTCGCCTGGAACTCGGCGCTGCTGTACGACATGATCTATACCCAGCCGGTGGTGTACGAGTTCCCGCAGATCGCGATGCCGACCCTGCTCCTGATCGGGCTGAAGGACACGACCGCGATCGGGAAGGATGCGGCACCCGAGGCGATCCGTCCGAAGCTGGGCAATTATCCCGAGCTGGCCAGGCGCACGGCGAAGGCGATTCCGGGCTCGACCCTGGTGAGCTTCCCCGAGCTGGGGCATGCGCCGCAGATGCAGGACCCGGAAGCCTTCCACCAGGCGCTGCTCAAGGGCCTGCTGCGCTGA
- a CDS encoding alpha-amylase family glycosyl hydrolase, whose protein sequence is MKLPALAASMLLAFGAVHAPLAAAQAPAAPQAAGKPFVWENATVYFLLTDRFNNGNPGNDGAYGRKQDAAKLRGFMGGDLAGITAKIREGYFQKLGVNAIWITPPVEQIHGSTDEGTGKSYGFHGYWAKDFTAVDAALGTEDDVRTLVDTAHANGIRVVLDVVMNHIGPVTEQDPVWPASWVRTGPKCTFKDAKTTQDCTLVDNLPDILTHSNAPVELPPQLVAKWKKEGRYEREVKELDEFFKRTGYPRAPRFYLVKWHADWVRKYGFDGFRADTVKHTEASVWKELKKEASLAFEDWKKANPSKRLGDQPFWMVSEVYNYSIRHGHKFDLGGGDTADYLVNGFDSMINFSMKSDATEGYEKLFSSYSKILHGDMKGYSVLNYLSSHDDGSPFDALRERPYESANKLLLAPGAAQIYYGDESARLLKIEGAVGDATLRSFMNWDELAANAQRGTARVAEVQDHWARLGRFRAAHPAVGAGVHQMIHHSPYTFKRTWQKDGVSDRVVVALDLPGDKAVAIPVSGVFNDGQTVRDWYSGKTAVVKGGKVQFDSRSPVALIAQD, encoded by the coding sequence ATGAAACTTCCCGCTCTTGCCGCCTCCATGCTGCTCGCCTTCGGCGCCGTCCACGCGCCGCTCGCCGCCGCCCAGGCCCCTGCCGCCCCCCAGGCGGCGGGCAAGCCCTTCGTCTGGGAGAACGCGACCGTCTACTTCCTGCTGACGGACCGCTTCAACAACGGCAATCCGGGCAACGACGGCGCCTACGGGCGCAAGCAGGACGCGGCCAAGCTGCGCGGTTTCATGGGCGGCGACCTGGCCGGCATCACGGCCAAGATCCGCGAGGGCTACTTCCAGAAGCTGGGCGTGAACGCGATCTGGATCACGCCCCCGGTCGAGCAGATCCACGGCTCGACCGACGAAGGCACCGGCAAGAGCTACGGCTTCCACGGCTACTGGGCCAAGGACTTCACGGCCGTGGACGCGGCCCTCGGCACCGAGGACGACGTGCGCACCTTGGTCGACACCGCGCACGCCAACGGCATCCGCGTGGTGCTGGACGTGGTGATGAACCACATCGGCCCGGTGACCGAGCAGGACCCGGTGTGGCCCGCGTCCTGGGTGCGCACCGGTCCCAAGTGCACCTTCAAGGATGCCAAGACGACCCAGGACTGCACCCTGGTCGACAACCTGCCGGATATCCTCACCCATAGCAACGCCCCGGTCGAGCTGCCGCCCCAGCTGGTGGCCAAGTGGAAGAAGGAAGGACGCTACGAGCGCGAGGTGAAGGAACTGGACGAGTTCTTCAAGCGCACCGGCTACCCGCGCGCGCCGCGCTTCTACCTGGTCAAGTGGCACGCCGACTGGGTGCGCAAGTACGGCTTCGACGGCTTCCGCGCCGACACCGTCAAGCACACGGAAGCCAGCGTGTGGAAGGAACTCAAGAAGGAAGCCAGCCTGGCCTTCGAGGACTGGAAGAAGGCCAATCCGTCCAAGCGCCTGGGCGACCAGCCGTTCTGGATGGTGTCCGAGGTCTACAACTACTCGATCCGCCACGGCCACAAGTTCGACCTGGGCGGCGGCGACACGGCCGACTACCTGGTCAACGGCTTCGACAGCATGATCAACTTCAGCATGAAGAGCGACGCCACCGAGGGCTACGAAAAGCTGTTCTCCAGCTATTCGAAGATCCTGCACGGCGACATGAAGGGGTATTCGGTGCTGAACTACCTCAGCTCGCACGACGACGGCAGCCCCTTCGACGCGCTGCGCGAGCGCCCCTACGAGTCGGCCAACAAGCTGCTCCTGGCCCCGGGCGCGGCCCAGATCTACTACGGCGACGAGAGCGCGCGCCTGCTCAAGATCGAGGGCGCGGTCGGCGACGCCACCCTGCGCTCCTTCATGAACTGGGACGAGCTGGCCGCCAACGCCCAGCGCGGCACGGCGCGCGTGGCCGAGGTGCAGGACCACTGGGCGCGCCTGGGCCGCTTCCGCGCCGCCCACCCGGCGGTGGGCGCGGGCGTGCACCAGATGATCCACCACAGCCCCTACACCTTCAAGCGCACCTGGCAGAAGGACGGCGTGAGCGACCGCGTGGTGGTGGCGCTCGACCTGCCGGGCGACAAGGCGGTGGCGATTCCCGTGAGCGGCGTGTTCAACGACGGCCAGACCGTGCGCGACTGGTACTCGGGCAAGACCGCCGTGGTCAAGGGCGGCAAGGTGCAGTTCGACAGCCGCAGCCCGGTGGCGCTGATCGCCCAGGACTGA